In one Phalacrocorax carbo chromosome 16, bPhaCar2.1, whole genome shotgun sequence genomic region, the following are encoded:
- the LOC135315965 gene encoding uncharacterized protein LOC135315965 isoform X1, giving the protein MDSLHFTWLCFLLLTVAAPCPNIAMPSGNPDERTRDSSSGKTNVTVYHCKGCKSNVCESSNYEEFVKIGETQSEVFSNEILQLVTNETHIKMCFQQENTSEGFYAIFWEKPIGAGDACNYLDLTVSSENVWGNVQICCDAKTDISVPNSRLTCYPEPPDEKTRPSTAYSTGDLGDLPLPKSKKSSIGIITPVVIVGFCAAALAIWWVLQKRNGQAVGKTKRVPDKENLTP; this is encoded by the exons ATGGACTCTCTTCACTTCACTTGGTtatgcttcctcctcctgacCGTTGCAGCTCCCTGTCCAA atATTGCCATGCCCAGTGGCAACCCTGATGAGCGAACGCGAGACTCTTCCTCTGGCAAAACAAATGTGACAGTCTACCACTGCAAAGGCTGTAAGAGCAACGTATGTGAATCATCCAATTACGAAGAGTTTGTAAAAATTGGTGAAACACAAAGTGAGGTATTTTCAAACGAAATACTTCAGTTGGTGACCAACGAAACACACATCAAGATgtgttttcagcaagaaaatacttctgaaggTTTTTATGCCATCTTCTGGGAGAAACCCATAGGAGCAGGAGACGCATGTAATTACCTGGATCTTACAG TTTCCTCAGAAAACGTGTGGGGTAACGTTCAAATCTGCTGTGATGCAAAGACTGACATTTCGGTGCCCAACTCTCGCCTGACCTGCTACCCTGAACCACCAGATGAGAAAACCAGACCATCAACAGCCTACAGCACTGGAGACCTAG GTGATCTTCCACttccaaaaagcaaaaagagcagCATTGGCATCATCACCCCGGTAGTGATTGTTGGGTTTTGTGCAGCAGCACTGGCGATATGGTGGGTTCTACAGAAACGAAATGGTCAAG CTGTTGGAAAAACCAAAAGGGTTCCTGACAAGGAAAACCTCACACCTTGA
- the LOC135315965 gene encoding uncharacterized protein LOC135315965 isoform X5 yields the protein MDSLHFTWLCFLLLTVAAPCPNIAMPSGNPDERTRDSSSGKTNVTVYHCKGCKSNVCESSNYEEFVKIGETQSEVFSNEILQLVTNETHIKMCFQQENTSEGFYAIFWEKPIGAGDACNYLDLTVSSENVWGNVQICCDAKTDISVPNSRLTCYPEPPDEKTRPSTAYSTGDLGDLPLPKSKKSSIGIITPVVIVGFCAAALAICKSRGIAVLT from the exons ATGGACTCTCTTCACTTCACTTGGTtatgcttcctcctcctgacCGTTGCAGCTCCCTGTCCAA atATTGCCATGCCCAGTGGCAACCCTGATGAGCGAACGCGAGACTCTTCCTCTGGCAAAACAAATGTGACAGTCTACCACTGCAAAGGCTGTAAGAGCAACGTATGTGAATCATCCAATTACGAAGAGTTTGTAAAAATTGGTGAAACACAAAGTGAGGTATTTTCAAACGAAATACTTCAGTTGGTGACCAACGAAACACACATCAAGATgtgttttcagcaagaaaatacttctgaaggTTTTTATGCCATCTTCTGGGAGAAACCCATAGGAGCAGGAGACGCATGTAATTACCTGGATCTTACAG TTTCCTCAGAAAACGTGTGGGGTAACGTTCAAATCTGCTGTGATGCAAAGACTGACATTTCGGTGCCCAACTCTCGCCTGACCTGCTACCCTGAACCACCAGATGAGAAAACCAGACCATCAACAGCCTACAGCACTGGAGACCTAG GTGATCTTCCACttccaaaaagcaaaaagagcagCATTGGCATCATCACCCCGGTAGTGATTGTTGGGTTTTGTGCAGCAGCACTGGCGATATG TAAATCAAGAGGAATAGCTGTCTTGACATGA
- the LOC135315965 gene encoding uncharacterized protein LOC135315965 isoform X2, producing the protein MDSLHFTWLCFLLLTVAAPCPNIAMPSGNPDERTRDSSSGKTNVTVYHCKGCKSNVCESSNYEEFVKIGETQSEVFSNEILQLVTNETHIKMCFQQENTSEGFYAIFWEKPIGAGDACNYLDLTVSSENVWGNVQICCDAKTDISVPNSRLTCYPEPPDEKTRPSTAYSTGDLGDLPLPKSKKSSIGIITPVVIVGFCAAALAIWWVLQKRNGQGPVLMFHQIFNGRI; encoded by the exons ATGGACTCTCTTCACTTCACTTGGTtatgcttcctcctcctgacCGTTGCAGCTCCCTGTCCAA atATTGCCATGCCCAGTGGCAACCCTGATGAGCGAACGCGAGACTCTTCCTCTGGCAAAACAAATGTGACAGTCTACCACTGCAAAGGCTGTAAGAGCAACGTATGTGAATCATCCAATTACGAAGAGTTTGTAAAAATTGGTGAAACACAAAGTGAGGTATTTTCAAACGAAATACTTCAGTTGGTGACCAACGAAACACACATCAAGATgtgttttcagcaagaaaatacttctgaaggTTTTTATGCCATCTTCTGGGAGAAACCCATAGGAGCAGGAGACGCATGTAATTACCTGGATCTTACAG TTTCCTCAGAAAACGTGTGGGGTAACGTTCAAATCTGCTGTGATGCAAAGACTGACATTTCGGTGCCCAACTCTCGCCTGACCTGCTACCCTGAACCACCAGATGAGAAAACCAGACCATCAACAGCCTACAGCACTGGAGACCTAG GTGATCTTCCACttccaaaaagcaaaaagagcagCATTGGCATCATCACCCCGGTAGTGATTGTTGGGTTTTGTGCAGCAGCACTGGCGATATGGTGGGTTCTACAGAAACGAAATGGTCAAG gaCCTGTATTAATGTTCCATCAGATTTTTAATGGTAGGATTTGA
- the LOC135315965 gene encoding uncharacterized protein LOC135315965 isoform X6 — MDSLHFTWLCFLLLTVAAPCPNIAMPSGNPDERTRDSSSGKTNVTVYHCKGCKSNVCESSNYEEFVKIGETQSEVFSNEILQLVTNETHIKMCFQQENTSEGFYAIFWEKPIGAGDACNYLDLTVSSENVWGNVQICCDAKTDISVPNSRLTCYPEPPDEKTRPSTAYSTGDLGDLPLPKSKKSSIGIITPVVIVGFCAAALAICCWKNQKGS, encoded by the exons ATGGACTCTCTTCACTTCACTTGGTtatgcttcctcctcctgacCGTTGCAGCTCCCTGTCCAA atATTGCCATGCCCAGTGGCAACCCTGATGAGCGAACGCGAGACTCTTCCTCTGGCAAAACAAATGTGACAGTCTACCACTGCAAAGGCTGTAAGAGCAACGTATGTGAATCATCCAATTACGAAGAGTTTGTAAAAATTGGTGAAACACAAAGTGAGGTATTTTCAAACGAAATACTTCAGTTGGTGACCAACGAAACACACATCAAGATgtgttttcagcaagaaaatacttctgaaggTTTTTATGCCATCTTCTGGGAGAAACCCATAGGAGCAGGAGACGCATGTAATTACCTGGATCTTACAG TTTCCTCAGAAAACGTGTGGGGTAACGTTCAAATCTGCTGTGATGCAAAGACTGACATTTCGGTGCCCAACTCTCGCCTGACCTGCTACCCTGAACCACCAGATGAGAAAACCAGACCATCAACAGCCTACAGCACTGGAGACCTAG GTGATCTTCCACttccaaaaagcaaaaagagcagCATTGGCATCATCACCCCGGTAGTGATTGTTGGGTTTTGTGCAGCAGCACTGGCGATATG CTGTTGGAAAAACCAAAAGGGTTCCTGA
- the LOC135315965 gene encoding uncharacterized protein LOC135315965 isoform X3, with amino-acid sequence MDSLHFTWLCFLLLTVAAPCPNIAMPSGNPDERTRDSSSGKTNVTVYHCKGCKSNVCESSNYEEFVKIGETQSEVFSNEILQLVTNETHIKMCFQQENTSEGFYAIFWEKPIGAGDACNYLDLTVSSENVWGNVQICCDAKTDISVPNSRLTCYPEPPDEKTRPSTAYSTGDLGDLPLPKSKKSSIGIITPVVIVGFCAAALAIWWVLQKRNGQVNQEE; translated from the exons ATGGACTCTCTTCACTTCACTTGGTtatgcttcctcctcctgacCGTTGCAGCTCCCTGTCCAA atATTGCCATGCCCAGTGGCAACCCTGATGAGCGAACGCGAGACTCTTCCTCTGGCAAAACAAATGTGACAGTCTACCACTGCAAAGGCTGTAAGAGCAACGTATGTGAATCATCCAATTACGAAGAGTTTGTAAAAATTGGTGAAACACAAAGTGAGGTATTTTCAAACGAAATACTTCAGTTGGTGACCAACGAAACACACATCAAGATgtgttttcagcaagaaaatacttctgaaggTTTTTATGCCATCTTCTGGGAGAAACCCATAGGAGCAGGAGACGCATGTAATTACCTGGATCTTACAG TTTCCTCAGAAAACGTGTGGGGTAACGTTCAAATCTGCTGTGATGCAAAGACTGACATTTCGGTGCCCAACTCTCGCCTGACCTGCTACCCTGAACCACCAGATGAGAAAACCAGACCATCAACAGCCTACAGCACTGGAGACCTAG GTGATCTTCCACttccaaaaagcaaaaagagcagCATTGGCATCATCACCCCGGTAGTGATTGTTGGGTTTTGTGCAGCAGCACTGGCGATATGGTGGGTTCTACAGAAACGAAATGGTCAAG TAAATCAAGAGGAATAG
- the LOC135315965 gene encoding uncharacterized protein LOC135315965 isoform X4 → MDSLHFTWLCFLLLTVAAPCPNIAMPSGNPDERTRDSSSGKTNVTVYHCKGCKSNVCESSNYEEFVKIGETQSEVFSNEILQLVTNETHIKMCFQQENTSEGFYAIFWEKPIGAGDACNYLDLTVSSENVWGNVQICCDAKTDISVPNSRLTCYPEPPDEKTRPSTAYSTGDLGDLPLPKSKKSSIGIITPVVIVGFCAAALAIWTCINVPSDF, encoded by the exons ATGGACTCTCTTCACTTCACTTGGTtatgcttcctcctcctgacCGTTGCAGCTCCCTGTCCAA atATTGCCATGCCCAGTGGCAACCCTGATGAGCGAACGCGAGACTCTTCCTCTGGCAAAACAAATGTGACAGTCTACCACTGCAAAGGCTGTAAGAGCAACGTATGTGAATCATCCAATTACGAAGAGTTTGTAAAAATTGGTGAAACACAAAGTGAGGTATTTTCAAACGAAATACTTCAGTTGGTGACCAACGAAACACACATCAAGATgtgttttcagcaagaaaatacttctgaaggTTTTTATGCCATCTTCTGGGAGAAACCCATAGGAGCAGGAGACGCATGTAATTACCTGGATCTTACAG TTTCCTCAGAAAACGTGTGGGGTAACGTTCAAATCTGCTGTGATGCAAAGACTGACATTTCGGTGCCCAACTCTCGCCTGACCTGCTACCCTGAACCACCAGATGAGAAAACCAGACCATCAACAGCCTACAGCACTGGAGACCTAG GTGATCTTCCACttccaaaaagcaaaaagagcagCATTGGCATCATCACCCCGGTAGTGATTGTTGGGTTTTGTGCAGCAGCACTGGCGATATG gaCCTGTATTAATGTTCCATCAGATTTTTAA